The following are encoded in a window of Kogia breviceps isolate mKogBre1 chromosome 12, mKogBre1 haplotype 1, whole genome shotgun sequence genomic DNA:
- the GPD1 gene encoding glycerol-3-phosphate dehydrogenase [NAD(+)], cytoplasmic gives MAGKKVCIVGSGNWGSAIAKIVGGNAAQLARFDPRVTMWVFEEDVGGRKLTEVINTQHENVKYLPGHKLPPNVVAVPDVVQAAADADILIFVVPHQFIGKICDQLKGHLKADAIGISLIKGVDEGPNGLKLISEVIGERLGIPMSVLMGANIASEVADEKFCETTIGCKDLAQGKLLKELMQTPNFRITVVQEVDTVEICGALKNIVAVGAGFCDGLGFGDNTKAAVIRLGLMEMIAFTKFFCSGPVSSATFLESCGVADLITTCYGGRNRKVAEAFVRTGKSIEQLEKEMLNGQKLQGPQTARELHSILQHKGLLDKFPLFMAVYKVCYENQPVGEFIRCLQNHPEHM, from the exons ATGGCCGGCAAGAAAGTCTGCATTGTAGGCTCTGGTAACTG GGGCTCAGCCATCGCCAAGATTGTGGGTGGCAATGCAGCCCAGCTGGCACGCTTTGACCCACGGGTGACCATGTGGGTGTTTGAGGAAGACGTCGGGGGCAGAAAGCTGACAGAGGTCATCAACACGCAGCATGAGAATGTCAAATACCTGCCGGGGCATAAGCTGCCCCCCAATGTG GTGGCTGTCCCAGATGTGGTCCAGGCTGCAGCGGATGCTGACATCCTGATCTTCGTGGTACCCCATCAGTTCATCGGCAAGATCTGTGATCAGCTCAAGGGCCACCTGAAGGCAGACGCCATTGGCATATCTCTTATTAAG GGGGTAGACGAGGGCCCCAACGGGCTGAAGCTCATCTCTGAAGTGATTGGGGAGCGCCTTGGCATCCCCATGAGCGTGCTGATGGGGGCCAACATTGCCAGCGAGGTGGCTGATGAGAAGTTCTGTGAGACAACCATTG GCTGCAAGGACCTGGCCCAGGGTAAGCTTCTGAAAGAGCTGATGCAGACACCCAATTTCCGCATCACGGTGGTGCAAGAGGTGGACACGGTAGAGATCTGTGGGGCCTTAAAG AATATAGTGGCCGTGGGGGCTGGCTTCTGTGATGGGCTGGGCTTTGGCGACAACACCAAGGCGGCCGTGATCCGACTGGGGCTCATGGAGATGATCGCCTTCACCAAGTTCTTCTGCAGTGGCCCTGTGTCCTCTGCCACCTTCTTGGAGAGCTGCGGTGTTGCTGATCTCATCACTACCTGCTACGGAGGGCGGAACCGCAAGGTGGCCGAGGCCTTCGTCCGCACAGGAAAG TCCATTGAGCAGCTGGAGAAAGAAATGCTGAATGGGCAGAAGCTGCAGGGGCCCCAGACAGCCCGGGAGCTACACAGCATCCTCCAGCACAAGGGCCTGCTGGACAA GTTCCCTCTGTTCATGGCTGTGTACAAGGTATGCTACGAGAACCAGCCAGTAGGTGAATTCATCCGCTGCCTGCAGAATCATCCAGAACATATGtga
- the COX14 gene encoding cytochrome c oxidase assembly protein COX14 codes for MPTAKQLADIGYKTFSTSMMLLTVYGGYLCSVRVYHYFQRRSSQRQAAEEQKTSGVP; via the coding sequence ATGCCAACTGCCAAGCAACTAGCAGACATTGGCTACAAGACCTTCTCCACCTCCATGATGCTCCTCACTGTTTACGGGGGCTACCTCTGCAGTGTCCGAGTCTACCACTATTTCCAGCGGCGCAGCTCCCAGCGCCAGGCTGCAGAAGAACAGAAGACCTCGGGAGTTCCATAG
- the SMARCD1 gene encoding SWI/SNF-related matrix-associated actin-dependent regulator of chromatin subfamily D member 1 has product MAARAGFQSVAPSGGAGASGGAGAAAALGPGGTPGPPVRMGPAPGQGLYRSPMPGAAYPRPGMLPGSRMTPQGPSMGPPGYGGNPSVRPGLAQSGMDQSRKRPAPQQIQQVQQQAVQNRNHNAKKKKMADKILPQRIRELVPESQAYMDLLAFERKLDQTIMRKRLDIQEALKRPIKQKRKLRIFISNTFNPAKSDAEDGEGTVASWELRVEGRLLEDSALSKYDATKQKRKFSSFFKSLVIELDKDLYGPDNHLVEWHRTATTQETDGFQVKRPGDVNVRCTVLLMLDYQPPQFKLDPRLARLLGIHTQTRPVIIQALWQYIKTHKLQDPHEREFVICDKYLQQIFESQRMKFSEIPQRLHALLMPPEPIIINHVISVDPNDQKKTACYDIDVEVDDTLKTQMNSFLLSTASQQEIATLDNKIHETIETINQLKTQREFMLSFARDPQGFINDWLQSQCRDLKTMTDVVGNPEEERRAEFYFQPWAQEAVCRYFYSKVQQRRQELEQALGIRNT; this is encoded by the exons ATGGCGGCCCGGGCGGGTTTTCAGTCTGTGGCTCCGAGCGGCGGCGCCGGAGCCTCAGGAGGGGCGGGCGCGGCGGCTGCCCTGGGTCCAGGCGGGACTCCGGGGCCTCCGGTGCGAATGGGTCCGGCGCCGGGTCAAGGGCTGTACCGCTCCCCGATGCCCGGAGCGGCCTATCCG AGACCAGGTATGCTACCAGGCAGCCGAATGACACCTCAGGGACCTTCCATGGGACCCCCTGGCTATGGGGGGAACCCTTCAGTCCGACCTGGCCTGGCCCAGTCAGGGATGGACCAATCCCGCAAGAGACCTGCGCCTCAGCAGATCCAGCAGGTCCAGCAGCAGGCGGTCCAAAATCGGAACCACAA tgcaaagaaaaagaagatggcTGACAAAATTCTACCTCAAAGG ATTCGTGAACTGGTACCAGAATCCCAGGCCTATATGGATCTCTTGGCTTTTGAAAGGAAACTGGACCAGACTATCATGAGGAAACGGCTAGATATCCAGGAGGCCTTGAAACGTCCCATCAAG CAAAAACGGAAGCTGcgaattttcatttctaacactTTCAATCCGGCTAAGTCAGATGCCGAGGATGGAGAAGGGACAGTGGCTTCCTGGGAGCTTCGGGTAGAAGGACGGCTCCTGGAGGAT TCAGCCTTGTCCAAATATGATGCCACCAAACAAAAGAGgaagttctcttctttttttaagtccTTGGTGATTGAACTGGACAAAGACCTGTATGGGCCAGATAACCATCTGGTGGAA TGGCACAGGACCGCCACTACCCAGGAGACAGATGGCTTCCAGGTGAAGCGGCCAGGAGACGTGAATGTACGGTGTACTGTCCTGCTGATGCTGGATTACCAG CCTCCTCAGTTTAAATTAGACCCTCGTCTGGCTCGGCTGCTGGGCATCCACACCCAGACCCGTCCAGTGATCATTCAAGCACTGTGGCAATATATTAAGACGCATAAGCTCCAGGACCCACATGAGCGGGAGTTTGTCATCTGTGACAAGTACCTCCAGCAG ATCTTTGAGTCTCAACGTATGAAGTTTTCAGAGATCCCACAACGGCTCCACGCCTTGCTTATGCCACCAGAGCCCATCATCATTAATCATGTCATCAG TGTTGACCCGAATGATCAGAAAAAGACAGCTTGTTATGACATTGATGTGGAAGTGGATGATACCTTGAAGACCCAGATGAATTCTTTTCTGCTGTCTACTGCCAGCCAGCAGGAGATTGCTACTCTAGACAACAAG aTCCATGAGACAATAGAAACTATCAATCAGCTGAAGACCCAGCGAGAGTTCATGCTGAGCTTTGCCAGAGACCCCCAGGGTTTCATCAATGACTGGCTTCAGTCCCAGTGCCGGGACCTCAAG ACCATGACTGATGTGGTGGGTAACCCAGAGGAAGAGCGTCGAGCTGAGTTCTACTTCCAGCCTTGGGCACAGGAGGCCGTGTGCCGATACTTCTACTCCAAG GTGCAGCAGAGACGACAAGAATTAGAGCAAGCCCTGGGAATCCGAAATACATAG